A portion of the Luxibacter massiliensis genome contains these proteins:
- a CDS encoding mannose-1-phosphate guanylyltransferase — MKTTALIMAGGKGERFWPRSRQALPKQFLSLTGDGKTMIQLTAERILPLVALEDIYIATNKNYKKLVQEQLPDLPPENIICEPVGRNTAPCIGLGAMHISRKYDDALMIVLPSDHLIHNNEIFLSVLQSACNVAETGNNLVTLGITPNYPETGYGYIKYNPGSRCQDAYEVEQFVEKPDLDTARQYLETRRYLWNSGMFIWKVSSILHNMEEFLPATYQGLLRIKEAVGGDAQDTVLKQEFEKFQSDSIDYGIMEKASDIYILPGDFGWDDVGSWLAVERIRGVDSHRNMCSGNTVVYDSENCIIEGTDKLIAAVGLKDLIIVDTEDATLICNKSSAGDIKKILEQLRTSDKNQYL; from the coding sequence ATGAAAACTACTGCACTTATTATGGCAGGAGGCAAGGGTGAGCGCTTTTGGCCCAGGAGCCGCCAGGCTCTCCCAAAACAATTCCTTTCCCTGACCGGCGACGGCAAAACCATGATCCAGCTGACAGCCGAAAGGATTCTGCCATTAGTGGCCCTGGAGGACATATATATTGCAACAAATAAAAACTACAAGAAGCTGGTACAAGAACAGCTCCCGGATCTGCCGCCAGAAAATATTATCTGCGAGCCTGTGGGGAGGAACACTGCCCCCTGTATCGGACTGGGAGCCATGCACATCAGCAGAAAATATGATGATGCATTAATGATTGTACTCCCTTCTGACCATTTAATTCATAATAATGAAATTTTTCTGTCTGTTCTTCAATCTGCATGTAATGTGGCAGAAACAGGCAATAACCTGGTGACTCTTGGCATCACCCCCAATTATCCGGAGACCGGGTACGGGTATATCAAATACAATCCAGGATCCCGCTGCCAGGATGCGTATGAGGTGGAACAATTTGTTGAAAAGCCAGATTTAGATACGGCCCGCCAGTATCTGGAAACCCGGCGGTATCTTTGGAACAGCGGAATGTTTATCTGGAAGGTATCTTCTATCCTGCATAACATGGAAGAATTTCTCCCCGCCACTTACCAGGGCCTCCTCAGAATCAAAGAGGCAGTGGGCGGCGATGCCCAGGATACAGTGCTTAAGCAGGAATTCGAGAAATTCCAGTCTGATTCTATCGACTATGGCATTATGGAGAAAGCTTCTGATATTTATATCCTGCCTGGAGATTTCGGCTGGGACGATGTAGGCTCCTGGCTGGCTGTTGAGCGTATCCGGGGCGTAGACTCCCACCGCAATATGTGCAGTGGGAATACCGTTGTCTATGACTCTGAAAATTGTATAATCGAAGGGACAGACAAGCTCATAGCCGCTGTAGGCTTAAAAGATCTGATTATCGTGGACACGGAGGATGCCACCTTAATATGTAATAAATCTTCTGCCGGCGATATCAAAAAAATCTTGGAACAATTAAGAACTTCTGACAAAAATCAATATTTATAA
- a CDS encoding glycosyltransferase family 4 protein, translating to MSKISVFQVAKRLKPVLKAFIPDSKLRAAKERMIDKKLCSMAQQRKKTSHAGDFLKGVNLIGDVKAEIGLGQSCRLLADMLKASGIDFKIYDYRLPKVPRSSDPAWDAYIGKELPYSVNLIHINPFELKSFFMETELEMWQGRYNIGFWLWELEEFPDEWLMCTKMLDEIWTPSEFAGSSIRRKADLPVKTIPYWVTAPCRENCGRAYFGLPQEKFLFLAMYDCNSTIERKNPIGTIEAYKKAFPEEDPKVGLVLKMNNAREAEIALIKERLKGYNNVYFITDILEKTEVNSLIKCVDVFSSLHRAEGFGLVLAEAMIGGTPVIATNWSSNTEFMDSTCACMVDYGFVQLEKDSNLYKKGSRWADPDISEAAEYMKRLYSDRVFYEDIQRNAKEHVEQVLGKTPAIGRMERRLHEIIEERQY from the coding sequence ATGAGTAAAATATCTGTTTTCCAAGTAGCAAAAAGATTGAAGCCTGTACTCAAGGCGTTTATACCTGACAGTAAACTAAGGGCTGCAAAAGAGCGTATGATTGACAAAAAATTATGTTCCATGGCGCAGCAGAGGAAGAAAACCTCCCATGCAGGGGATTTTTTAAAAGGTGTGAACCTGATAGGGGATGTGAAGGCGGAGATCGGCTTAGGACAGAGCTGCCGTCTTTTGGCGGACATGCTGAAGGCCAGCGGGATTGACTTTAAGATTTACGATTACAGGCTGCCAAAGGTGCCCAGATCTTCCGACCCTGCATGGGATGCTTACATTGGCAAAGAGCTGCCATATTCAGTGAATCTGATCCACATTAATCCTTTTGAGCTTAAAAGCTTTTTTATGGAGACAGAGTTGGAGATGTGGCAGGGCAGGTATAATATAGGCTTCTGGCTGTGGGAGCTGGAGGAATTCCCGGATGAATGGCTGATGTGCACAAAGATGTTGGATGAAATATGGACGCCGTCTGAATTTGCAGGCAGCAGTATCAGAAGAAAGGCTGACCTGCCAGTAAAGACGATTCCATATTGGGTGACGGCGCCATGCAGGGAGAACTGCGGCAGGGCATATTTCGGCCTTCCCCAGGAGAAATTTTTGTTTTTGGCCATGTATGACTGTAATAGTACGATTGAGCGGAAAAATCCGATTGGGACAATTGAGGCTTATAAGAAGGCGTTCCCTGAGGAGGATCCAAAGGTGGGCCTGGTCCTGAAAATGAATAATGCCCGGGAAGCTGAGATTGCCCTAATCAAAGAGAGGCTTAAAGGATATAATAATGTATATTTTATTACAGATATTTTGGAAAAGACCGAGGTAAACAGCCTGATAAAATGTGTAGATGTGTTTTCCTCGCTTCACCGTGCAGAGGGGTTTGGACTGGTTCTGGCTGAGGCTATGATAGGGGGGACGCCTGTCATTGCAACAAACTGGTCATCTAACACGGAGTTTATGGACAGCACCTGTGCATGTATGGTAGATTACGGGTTTGTGCAGTTGGAAAAGGATAGTAACCTTTATAAAAAAGGGAGCCGTTGGGCAGACCCTGACATATCGGAAGCTGCAGAATATATGAAAAGATTATATTCAGACCGGGTTTTCTATGAAGACATCCAGCGTAATGCAAAAGAGCATGTGGAACAAGTCCTGGGCAAAACTCCCGCCATCGGGAGGATGGAGAGGCGCCTGCATGAAATAATAGAAGAAAGGCAGTACTAA
- a CDS encoding ABC transporter permease: protein MRLVKELYAYRQMVVSLVRKELRGRYKGSVLGFMWTFINPLLQLMVYTLVFSVLLRSPIEKYYLFLFVALVPWIFFSSSLTGGASSILAQKDMVKKIYFPREVLPISFVTTAFVNMLLCFIVIFGVVFVSGTGVNPVALLYLPAIMVIEYLMALGIAMVSSAITVYFRDMEHILGIVSMVWMYMTPIMYDVSIVPSKLQQFFYLNPMTSVIIAYRDILYYKQIPHISTLVNALVFGIIVMLLGFVVFGRLQKNFAEEL, encoded by the coding sequence ATGAGATTAGTCAAAGAATTATATGCGTACAGGCAGATGGTAGTCAGCCTTGTGAGAAAAGAATTAAGAGGGCGTTACAAAGGCTCTGTGCTCGGTTTTATGTGGACTTTTATCAACCCGCTGCTCCAGCTGATGGTCTACACCCTTGTATTTTCGGTTCTGCTGCGTTCTCCTATAGAAAAATATTATCTGTTTCTGTTTGTCGCCCTTGTGCCCTGGATTTTCTTCAGCTCTTCTTTGACGGGCGGGGCAAGCAGCATACTGGCCCAGAAGGATATGGTGAAAAAGATATATTTCCCAAGGGAGGTTCTGCCGATTTCTTTTGTAACCACAGCGTTTGTCAATATGCTTTTATGTTTTATCGTGATTTTCGGGGTAGTGTTCGTATCAGGGACAGGCGTCAACCCGGTTGCACTTTTATACCTTCCGGCCATTATGGTTATAGAGTATCTGATGGCCCTGGGCATAGCCATGGTATCATCGGCCATTACTGTCTATTTCCGTGACATGGAACATATTCTCGGGATTGTAAGCATGGTGTGGATGTACATGACGCCTATCATGTATGATGTATCCATTGTGCCGTCCAAACTGCAGCAGTTTTTTTATTTAAACCCTATGACTTCTGTCATTATTGCCTATAGGGATATTCTGTATTACAAACAGATTCCCCATATCAGCACTCTGGTGAATGCTTTGGTTTTCGGGATTATCGTAATGCTGCTGGGTTTTGTTGTCTTTGGCAGGCTGCAGAAGAATTTTGCGGAGGAATTATAA